A single region of the Podospora pseudopauciseta strain CBS 411.78 chromosome 1, whole genome shotgun sequence genome encodes:
- a CDS encoding hypothetical protein (EggNog:ENOG503P3KP) gives MPGLTIINDGTQATSASGAAHGSRPSSAPQQQPSQPQPSSPNSSSRPAPQRHQQPPQLPTTITTPRAPSPTRPPISPITPKLDPTKPTLPPHLPKETPIPPPTIPDFSLSRPPLSHTSQPQAQTAIPPPQPVPLDFDSNPDVLALKSAISILQLQRQRAQADIQSLHKAKLSALSDPASFVADLTTGKVGQKEEGLFGGSPPSDSDSDDSDEDSKKQDGEEKEKEPAWRKLPKPQTVVRCPPINWNQYAIVGESLDKLHAEQLKAPTPGVPVVITGGSNQGTAGRFEFTAGQQGGGGGGAGGGLVGSNQPQKLVGIAAPYVPGRDKIEKKRGGKRS, from the coding sequence ATGCCTGGCCTCACCATCATAAACGACGGAACACAGGCCACGTCGGCCTCCGGCGCGGCGCACGGTTCCAGACCCAGCTCCgcacctcaacaacaaccatctcaacctcaaccatcatcaccaaactcATCATCACGACCAGCACCAcaacgccatcaacaaccaccacaactccCCACCACGATCACAACCCCCagagcaccctccccaacccgccccccAATATCCCCCATAACCCCCAAACTCGACCCCACCAAACCgaccctcccccctcacctcccaaaagaaacccccatcccaccccccacaaTCCCCgacttctccctctcccgcccacccctctcccacacctcccaaccccaagcccaaaccgccatcccccctccccaaccagtcCCACTAGACTTCGACTCCAACCCCGACGTCCTAGCCCTCAAATCAGCAATCTccatcctccaactccaGCGCCAACGCGCCCAAGCAGACATCCAATCCCTCCACAAAGCTAAActctccgccctctccgACCCAGCCTCCTTTGTCGCAGACCTCACAACCGGAAAGGTTGGccaaaaggaggagggtctATTCGGGGGATCACCGCCCTCCGACTCTGACTCTGACGACTCCGACGAGGACAGTAAGAAgcaagatggagaggagaaggaaaaggagccAGCATGGAGGAAGTTACCCAAACCACAAACTGTCGTCCGATGCCCGCCTATAAACTGGAATCAGTACGCAATCGTGGGCGAGAGTTTGGATAAGTTACATGCTGAACAGCTCAAGGCGCCGACGCCGGGGGTTCCGGTTGTGATAACGGGGGGGTCAAACCAGGGGACGGCCGGGAGGTTCGAGTTTACGGCTGGGCagcagggtggtggtggtggaggtgcaggagggggtttggtggggagTAATCAGCCGCAGAAGTTGGTCGGGATTGCGGCGCCGTATGTGCCGGGGAGGGACAAGattgagaagaagaggggagggaagcGGTCGTGA